In Fundulus heteroclitus isolate FHET01 chromosome 8, MU-UCD_Fhet_4.1, whole genome shotgun sequence, a genomic segment contains:
- the zmp:0000000846 gene encoding LOW QUALITY PROTEIN: tenascin (The sequence of the model RefSeq protein was modified relative to this genomic sequence to represent the inferred CDS: inserted 1 base in 1 codon; deleted 6 bases in 6 codons; substituted 1 base at 1 genomic stop codon), which translates to MGMRSLLGCLLLITLIGTSNAGFVKKILRHRRQTLSPPTEHNVTVPSAGHPVIFSHVYNINVPASSLCSVDLEAPEGTHLHSKDIAAMPPGQHVTEHTLNGENQIVFTHRINIPRQACGCTDDFPGLKDLMSRLEMLEGELSALRDQCSSEQLTGELGTKPYCNGHGKYSPETCGCICDPGWRGPNCTEGECPAGCQDHGRCVDGKCECDKGFTGEDCALKTCPTDCGVHGQCVGGDCVCSDGFFGEDCSQSRCLNNCLGRGHCYDGDCVCEEPWTGSDSSELICPNDCYDRGRCVNGTCYCDEGFSGSDCGEQSCPNNCHGNGFCIDGKCSCTAGYSGRDCSQLTCLKDCTAEERASMGCCICDSGYQGEDCSQLACPNTCNNRGQCINGRCSCDVGFHGDDCSELSCPNQLSAEGALCXGQCVCDEXFAGEDCSIRTCPSNCYGRGECIEGRCVCHIGFGGEDCGRLELARTTARNQGRCVDGQCVCDEGFSGEDCSQKACPNDCLARGHCLDGKCFCKEGYKGDDCSVLACPENCNHRGRCVNGRCTCESGYEGESCADLSCVNNCQDKGRCVNGQCFCDEGYIGEDCSEVSPPKDLAVGEVSTDTVDLSWNNEMLVTEYLVTYVPTSPGGLLMEFTVPGDKTAATVKELEPGIEYLISVYAVLSNKRSIPVSARVATHLPQPEGLKFKSVRETSIEVVWDQLDISFDSWEIYFRNTKEENGKVVNTLPRSQNEFLQSGLGPGQEYEVSINVLKNNTRGPQTSRTVTTKIDGPRQVEVKDVTDSSALISWNLPVAPVDGVTLIYVPSSDPSDETTEDISPADKQYNMDALRPDTEYTVSIISKRGEATSDPITTTFATALDAPTDAQAVSQTDDSITLEWTNSQADVGSYRVKYSPISGSSHGERVFPRGSGRTTQATITGLKPGTEYGLGVTAVKNERESLPATTNAATDLDPPRDFREVGSTETSLTVSWQKPQAKVSGYRLAYMSSDGRAEEVKIPAPASTYVLSDLTPGMSYAMTLAAERGQRRSRPISLSASTATFTFYLAASDDRKQRTSTGSEDNVSSSVILELPESQIFETEPEDEHGKPTVSGIASDGFDPSGKLKTHSASDEVAVRYEDTQRMWDGREVQLSGDSNGARISGLMPSAEYETELFGTKGSQVSSPDEAVAVTAPPDVLALSIKEAPTTPQSAEDEENLERVYSVDSDANSDNEAMISGVGPESSGVELLSNLSANATATSVRLMWSAPDEAFDSFSVELVALSAEAAQPHVTTLPGSFRKAKIEGLLPSTLYEITLQGLMEGKRSFPLRVVTTTAGLEPTLGTLVLSDITWDSFTASWSPSGGDFDSFVIEVTNMEDFAERQNLTLSGDASSLVISGLNPNTNYMVGLYGMHQGSFLEPQYSEATTVIQPVVGKLYVSNLTSESFTIHWNSTERQFDGFVLEIIDSDWLTEQKEYNISNNISSQDVTGLRPSTDYIAYLYGNYKGSRTGAVSIVASTAEEPDLSKLVVSNITSDRFSLSWRTREKEFDKFIVEVRESALPSQAMGRALPGDVRSTVMAGLKANTSYDIKLYASEGGRHNTQPLLAVATTEEVPQLGTIVASSASPHHISLFWNTLSGHFDSFVIQVSDSEQQSDTLEFRLPGEARNITVPNLMDDTGYNVEVYGISHGRRTPSVFVHALTAPLPKVENLTISNVTPYGFRVSWEVRQEPQPLEDLSPSGGSFSHFRIVVTDSGWLLEPQEFTVPGDQSHLDIWGLITGIGYEVKLTGVSESGLLSRPLTTVAVTEAEPEVEHLFISDITADGFRLSWTANEDQFDRFVIKIRDSKRLAHPKEYKVHGSERTKVITGLMSGTEYEIELYGLTVDQRSQPITGVAQTGLSAPRGLHFTEVTDSTAVVHWSVPRSPVDNYRITYVPFEGGSPLIVTADGSVSEMLLVNMFPGKTYQVTVSSLKGLGESEPSTGTVTTALDSPRGLTAVNVTDTSALLKWQPSVATVDGYVITYSADTVSPVVEHVSGHVAEFQMNTLVPGTLYTVGVYGMKDAQRSESTVTEFTTDVDPPRDLTAVDVQTESATLTWKPPTAAVTGYMLTFPSPEGKLLQPVMLSPTASSYSMYQLTGSTEYVVRLQAIYGAQRSHYVTTTFTTSKVGQLHARPRDCAQILLNGQTTSGLYKIYIGGEESQALQVYCDMTTDGGGWMVFLRRQNGKLEFFRNWKNYTAGFGNMNDEFWLGLSPLHKITSLGHYELRVDLRDNGESAHALYDKFTIAEPRARYKIYLGAYSGTAGDSMSYHQGRPFSTYDNDNDIAVTNCALSYKGAFWYKNCHRVNLMGKYGDSSHSKGINWFHWKGHEHSIEFAEMKIRPANFRNVESRKKRS; encoded by the exons ATGGGCATGCGCAGTCTTCTGGGATGCCTCCTTCTCATTACTTTGATTGGCACGTCAAATGCTGGGTTTGTCAAAAAAATCCTGCGCCACAGAAGACAGACTCTCTCCCCCCCTACAGAACACAATGTCACTGTTCCCAGTGCAGGGCACCCTGTGATTTTCAGCCACGTTTATAACATCAATGTTCCTGCAAGTTCCTTGTGCTCGGTGGACCTGGAGGCACCAGAGGGCACACACCTCCATTCCAAAGACATAGCGGCCATGCCTCCAGGCCAACATGTCACCGAACATACTCTCAATGGAGAAAACCAGATCGTGTTCACCCATCGTATCAACATACCTCGGCAGGCCTGCGGTTGCACCGATGACTTCCCAGGCCTGAAGGACCTTATGAGCCGGCTGGAGATGCTTGAAGGAGAACTTTCAGCTTTGAGGGATCAATGCAGCAGTGAACAGCTTACAG GTGAGTTAGGAACAAAACCATATTGCAATGGCCATGGAAAATACAGCCCTGAAACCTGTGGCTGCATATGCGATCCTGGCTGGAGG GGACCCAATTGCACTGAGGGCGAGTGTCCCGCAGGCTGCCAGGACCACGGCCGCTGTGTGGACGGAAAATGTGAGTGCGACAAAGGCTTCACTGGAGAAGACTGTGCCCTCAAGACCTGCCCTACGGACTGCGGAGTCCATGGCCAGTGTGTGGGAGGCGACTGTGTCTGTTCGGACGGTTTCTTTGGTGAAGACTGCTCTCAAAGCCGGTGCCTAAACAACTGCCTGGGCCGTGGCCACTGTTATGATGGAGACTGT GTGTGTGAAGAACCTTGGACTGGCTCTGAC AGCTCAGAACTCATCTGTCCCAACGACTGCTACGACCGCGGACGCTGTGTGAATGGTACCTGCTACTGTGACGAAGGCTTTAGCGGGAGTGATTGCGGAGAACAATCTTGCCCCAATAACTGCCACGGCAACGGCTTCTGCATTGATGGCAAATGTAGTTGCACTGCTGGGTACAGTGGCAGAGACTGCTCTCAGCTCACCTGCCTGAAGGACTGTACGGCAGAGGAACGTGCTTCAATGGGATGTTGCATCTGCGACTCGGGGTATCAGGGTGAGGACTGCAGCCAGCTTGCTTGTCCGAATACCTGCAACAACAGAGGCCAATGCATCAACGGGAGG TGCTCTTGTGACGTCGGCTTCCACGGAGACGACTGCTCCGAGCTTTCTTGCCCAAACCAACTGTCTGCTGAAGGGGCGCTGTGTTAAGGGCAGTGTGTCTGCGACG GCTTCGCTGGTGAAGACTGCAGCATACGCACCTGCCCG TCAAACTGCTATGGCCGTGGAGAGTGCATTGAAGGACGCTGTGTGTGCCACATAGGCTTCGGGGGCGAGGACTGCGGTCGGCTGGAGCTTGCCCGCACGACTGCAAGAAACCAAGGCCGGTGCGTTGACGGGCAGTGTGTTTGTGACGAAGGGTTCAGCGGGGAAGACTGCAGCCAGAAAGCTTGTCCCAATGATTGTCTGGCACGGGGCCACTGTCTCGACGGAAAGTGCTTCTGTAAGGAGGGCTACAAGGGAGACGACTGCTCTGTGCTCGCGTgtccagaaaactgcaac cACAGGGGCCGCTGCGTCAACGGGAGGTGCACGTGTGAGAGCGGATACGAAGGGGAGAGCTGTGCAGATCTGAGCTGCGTCAACAACTGTCAGGACAAAGGCCGCTGTGTGAATGGTCAGTGTTTCTGTGATGAGGGGTACATTGGAGAGGACTGCTCTGAAG TGTCTCCTCCGAAGGACCTGGCCGTCGGCGAGGTCAGCACAGACACTGTGGACTTGTCCTGGAACAATGAAATGCTGGTCACTGAGTACCTCGTCACGTACGTCCCCACCAGTCCAGGCGGTCTCCTCATGGAGTTCACCGTTCCCGGAGATAAAACTGCTGCCACCGTTAAAGAGCTGGAACCTGGCATTGAGTACCTGATCAGCGTCTACGCTGTGCTGAGCAACAAGAGGAGCATTCCAGTCAGTGCTAGAGTGGCTACAC ATCTCCCACAACCAGAAGGTTTGAAATTCAAATCAGTGAGAGAAACCTCTATAGAGGTTGTGTGGGACCAGCTGGACATTTCCTTTGACAGCTGGGAGATTTATTTCCGCAACACG aaagaagaaaacgGAAAGGTTGTTAATACCCTTCCGCGGTCCCAAAACGAGTTTCTTCAGTCGGGGCTTGGACCGGGACAGGAGTATGAGGTCTCTATCAACGTCCTAAAGAACAACACTAGAGGGCCCCAGACATCCAGAACAGTCACCACAA AGATTGACGGCCCCAGGCAGGTGGAGGTGAAAGACGTTACGGACTCCTCGGCTCTGATCAGCTGGAATCTGCCAGTGGCTCCGGTGGACGGGGTCACCCTGATTTACGTGCCCAGCTCCGACCCTTCAGATGAAACCACAGAGGACATTTCCCCAGCAGACAAACAATACAACATGGACGCTCTGAGACCAGACACGGAGTACACTGTGTCCATCATCTCAAAGCGCGGAGAGGCAACCAGTGACCCCATCACCACCACGTTTGCTACAG CACTGGATGCCCCCACAGACGCACAGGCTGTGTCCCAAACCGATGACAGCATCACTCTGGAGTGGACCAACAGTCAAGCTGATGTCGGCAGCTATCGGGTGAAATACAGCCCCATCTCTGGTTCCAGTCACGGCGAGAGAGTCTTCCCGCGAGGCTCTGGACGCACCACGCAGGCTACCATCACTG GGCTGAAGCCGGGGACAGAGTACGGGCTGGGAGTGACAGCCGTGAAGAACGAGAGGGAGAGCCTCCCTGCTACCACAAACGCAGCAACTG ACCTCGACCCCCCCAGAGATTTCAGAGAGGTCGGGTCCACGGAGACGTCTCTCACCGTCAGCTGGCAGAAACCTCAGGCTAAGGTCAGCGGCTACAGACTGGCGTACATGTCCAGCGATGGCCGGGCTGAAGAGGTGAAGATCCCGGCTCCTGCATCCACATACGTCCTGTCCGACCTGACTCCCGGTATGAGCTACGCCATGACTTTGGCCGCGGAGAGGGGGCAGAGAAGGAGCAGACCCATCTCCCTCTCAGCATCTACAG ccactttcactttttatttagcGGCCTCGGACGACCGTAAACAAAGGACTTCAACAGGCTCGGAGGACAATGTCAGTAGCTCTGTAATTTTAGAGCTGCCTGAATCGCAGATTTTTGAGACAGAGCCCGAGGACGAGCATGGAAAGCCGACTGTCTCGGGCATTGCGTCTGATGGATTTGACCCCTCTGGGAAGCTGAAAACTCACAGTGCTTCTGACGAGGTCGCTGTGCGATATGAGGACACTCAGAGAATGTGGGATGGGAGAGAGGTCCAACTCTCCGGAGATTCAAATGGGGCTAGAATCAGTGGCCTGATGCCATCCGCAGAATATGAAACTGAGTTGTTTGGAACAAAGGGTAGCCAGGTATCTTCACCAGATGAAGCTGTTGCAGTAACAG CTCCTCCAGATGTACTTGCACTGAGCATCAAAGAAGCCCCGACAACCCCACAGTCTGCTGAGGACGAGGAGAACCTTGAACGTGTCTACAGTGTTGACAGTGACGCAAATTCTGACAATGAAGCGATGATCTCTGGGGTCGGGCCTGAAAGCTCAGGCGTGGAGCTTCTAAGCAACCTCTCGGCCAATGCCACTGCCACGAGCGTGCGCCTGATGTGGTCGGCGCCCGATGAAGCGTTCGACAGCTTTTCGGTGGAGCTTGTTGCTCTTTCGGCTGAGGCAGCGCAGCCTCACGTAACCACGTTGCCTGGAAGTTTTAGGAAGGCCAAAATAGAGGGTTTGTTGCCCTCTACGCTCTATGAAATAACGCTGCAAGGGCTGATGGAGGGGAAGCGATCGTTTCCTCTCAGAGTTGTGACCACAACAG CGGGGCTGGAGCCAACGCTAGGGACCCTCGTCCTTTCTGACATTACATGGGACAGTTTCACAGCATCCTGGAGCCCCTCAGGGGGGGACTTTGACAGCTTTGTCATTGAGGTAACAAACATGGAGGATTTTGCAGAGAGACAGAACCTCACTCTGTCTGGAGACGCCTCGAGCCTGGTCATCTCTGGACTGAATCCCAATACCAACTACATGGTTGGCTTGTATGGGATGCATCAGGGTTCCTTCCTAGAACCCCAGTACAGTGAAGCCACAACAG TTATTCAGCCAGTGGTTGGCAAACTGTATGTCTCAAACTTAACATCCGAAAGCTTTACGATCCACTGGAACAGCACTGAAAGGCAGTTTGATGGTTTTGTCCTGGAGATAATTGACTCAGACTGGCTCACGGAGCAAAAGGAGTATAACATATCTAATAACATATCGTCCCAGGATGTCACAGGGCTCAGGCCCAGCACTGATTACATAGCCTACCTCTATGGGAACTACAAGGGATCTCGCACAGGAGCTGTCAGTATTGTTGCATCAACAG CTGAGGAGCCCGATTTGTCCAAGCTTGTTGTTTCTAACATTACCTCAGACAGATTCTCTCTGTCATGGCGAACAAGAGAGAAGGAATTTGATAAGTTTATAGTCGAAGTCAGAGAGTCGGCTTTGCCCTCGCAGGCGATGGGGCGCGCTCTACCAGGAGACGTTCGCTCCACGGTAATGGCCGGGCTCAAAGCAAACACGAGCTACGACATAAAGCTTTATGCCAGTGAAGGTGGCAGACACAATACACAGCCTCTCCTGGCTGTAGCTACAACAG AGGAGGTCCCGCAGTTGGGGACGATAGTTGCTTCTTCCGCTAGCCCCCATCACATCAGCTTGTTTTGGAACACATTGTCAGGCCACTTTGACAGCTTCGTTATCCAAGTCAGTGACTCGGAGCAGCAGTCTGATACGCTGGAGTTCAGGCTACCTGGTGAAGCCCGTAACATTACAGTCCCTAACCTGATGGATGATACGGGCTATAACGTTGAGGTGTACGGTATTTCTCATGGACGTCGCACTCCCTCTGTATTCGTCCATGCTCTCACAG CTCCTTTACCTAAAGTGGAAAACTTGACCATATCCAACGTAACCCCCTACGGTTTCAGAGTGTCCTGGGAAGTGAGGCAGGAGCCGCAGCCGCTGGAGGATTTATCCCCCTCTGGTggcagttttagccactttcgCATAGTGGTGACAGACTCAGGCTGGCTGTTGGAGCCTCAGGAGTTCACCGTGCCAGGAGACCAGAGTCACCTGGACATCTGGGGCCTCATCACCGGCATTGGCTATGAGGTCAAGCTAACCGGGGTGTCTGAGTCTGGCCTTCTCTCTCGGCCCCTGACTACAGTGGCTGTGACAG AGGCAGAGCCAGAGGTGGAGCATCTCTTCATCTCGGACATCACAGCCGACGGTTTCCGCCTGTCGTGGACAGCCAACGAGGACCAGTTTGACAGATTTGTTATCAAAATAAGAGACAGTAAAAGATTAGCTCATCCAAAGGAGTACAAAGTGCATGGCAGTGAGAGGACAAAGGTCATAACTGGGCTCATGAGTGGCACTGAGTATGAAATTGAGCTTTATGGCCTCACAGTGGACCAGCGTTCCCAACCTATAACAGGGGTTGCTCAGACAG GTCTGAGTGCTCCGAGAGGACTGCATTTCACCGAGGTGACCGACTCCACAGCTGTAGTTCACTGGTCcgttccacgctctccagtgGATAACTATAGAATCACCTATGTGCCCTTTGAAGGAG GAAGCCCATTGATTGTGACGGCAGATGGGAGCGTGTCTGAGATGCTGCTGGTCAATATGTTTCCTGGAAAGACCTACCAAGTAACCGTGAGTTCCCTGAAGGGTCTGGGGGAAAGCGAGCCCAGCACAGGCACTGTAACCACAG CTTTGGACAGTCCCCGGGGTCTGACTGCAGTCAATGTCACAGACACATCAGCTCTGCTGAAGTGGCAGCCGTCCGTAGCCACTGTTGATGGCTACGTCATCACCTACAGTGCTGATACAG TGTCCCCAGTGGTGGAGCATGTTTCTGGGCACGTAGCAGAATTCCAGATGAACACCTTGGTTCCAGGAACTCTCTACACCGTTGGGGTTTATGGTATGAAAGACGCTCAGAGGAGTGAGTCCACTGTTACTGAATTTACCACAG ATGTGGACCCTCCTCGCGACCTGACGGCTGTCGACGTTCAAACTGAAAGCGCCACTCTGACATGGAAACCCCCCACTGCTGCAGTCACTGGCTATATGCTCACCTTCCCGTCTCCAGAGGGAAAATTACTTCAGCCG GTGATGCTAAGCCCCACAGCGTCCTCCTACAGCATGTATCAGCTAACTGGCTCCACAGAGTACGTCGTTCGCCTCCAGGCCATCTATGGAGCTCAGAGGAGCCACTACGTCACCACCACCTTCACCACCAGTAAgg TTGGACAGTTGCACGCTCGCCCTCGAGACTGTGCTCAGATTCTGTTGAACGGGCAGACCACCTCTGGCCTGTACAAAATCTACATAGGAGGGGAGGAGAGCCAGGCTCTCCAGGTTTACTGCGACATGACCACGGATGGCGGAGGATGGATG GTTTTCCTCAGGCGCCAGAACGGAAAGCTGGAATTCTTCAGGAACTGGAAGAACTACACAGCTGGCTTCGGGAACATGAATGATGAGTTCTGGCTGG GTCTCTCACCCCTCCATAAAATCACGTCTCTGGGACATTACGAGCTGAGGGTGGACTTGAGAGATAACGGAGAATCAGCCCACGCGCTGTATGACAAGTTCACAATTGCAGAGCCGAGAGCACGATACAAAATCTACTTGGGAGCCTACAGTGGAACAGCAG GCGACTCCATGTCCTACCATCAGGGCCGTCCCTTCTCTACTTATGACAATGATAATGACATTGCTGTGACCAACTGCGCCTTGTCCTACAAAGGTGCCTTCTGGTATAAAAACTGCCACCGTGTAAACCTCATGGGGAAATATGGTGACAGCAGTCACAGTAAG GGAATAAACTGGTTCCATTGGAAGGGACACGAACACTCGATCGAATTTGCAGAGATGAAGATTAGGCCTGCCAACTTCAGAAACGTCGAGAGCCGAAAGAAGCGTTCATAA